From the Desertifilum tharense IPPAS B-1220 genome, one window contains:
- a CDS encoding FAD-dependent oxidoreductase, whose product MAKKVVVIGGGPAGMAAAGKLQEFGQEVVLIEKQAQIGGHLNQWYKVFPDFTDASEIVDNLRQGLGKTQVLTNTTVSQISGSAPHFRITTSTGEQLEAASILVATGFKHFDASFKEEYGYGIYDNSITSVELDAMLKAQSVTTKAGKLPKKVAIVHCVGSRDQQVNNNYCSRVCCTNAIKVAIEIKQQNPECEIYCLYMDIRVFGRGYEELYRTSQERYGVQFLRGRLSEANEKTDGSLLLRLEDTLTAKPMRLTVDLLVLMVGMEGNSELADVAGLSVGCDRFYATAHQQYSNNASSRIGIFLAGTATGPKAIVESITDGRSAAAEIAAFLATTSRLSLNGQAVC is encoded by the coding sequence ATGGCAAAAAAAGTCGTAGTGATTGGTGGCGGCCCGGCGGGAATGGCTGCGGCAGGTAAGCTTCAAGAGTTTGGACAAGAGGTGGTTCTCATTGAAAAGCAAGCGCAAATTGGGGGGCATTTAAATCAGTGGTATAAGGTTTTTCCGGATTTTACGGATGCGTCGGAAATTGTTGACAACCTGCGCCAAGGGTTAGGGAAAACCCAGGTGTTAACGAATACCACCGTCAGTCAAATTTCGGGTTCGGCACCCCATTTTAGAATTACGACTTCAACTGGCGAACAACTCGAAGCAGCGAGTATTTTAGTCGCAACCGGGTTTAAGCATTTTGACGCGTCTTTTAAGGAGGAGTATGGATACGGAATTTACGATAATTCCATTACTTCAGTAGAACTTGATGCCATGCTGAAGGCGCAAAGCGTCACGACCAAAGCCGGAAAGTTGCCGAAGAAAGTGGCGATTGTTCATTGCGTCGGTTCTCGCGATCAACAGGTGAATAATAATTACTGTTCGCGCGTCTGCTGTACCAATGCGATTAAGGTGGCGATTGAAATTAAACAACAGAATCCCGAATGCGAGATTTATTGTCTTTACATGGATATTCGGGTTTTTGGTCGCGGTTATGAGGAGTTGTATCGCACTTCTCAAGAACGCTATGGCGTGCAGTTTCTCCGGGGTCGGCTTTCTGAGGCGAATGAAAAGACGGATGGTAGCTTATTGTTGCGTTTGGAAGATACGCTAACGGCTAAACCGATGCGGTTAACGGTGGATCTGTTGGTGTTGATGGTGGGAATGGAGGGAAATTCCGAGTTAGCAGACGTTGCGGGTTTAAGTGTTGGGTGCGATCGCTTCTACGCCACGGCCCATCAACAATATTCTAATAATGCCTCTTCTCGAATTGGAATTTTCCTGGCAGGGACGGCGACAGGCCCTAAAGCAATTGTGGAATCGATTACGGATGGACGATCTGCGGCGGCTGAAATTGCGGCTTTCTTAGCCACAACCTCCCGATTGTCTTTAAACGGGCAAGCTGTTTGCTGA